A portion of the Etheostoma cragini isolate CJK2018 chromosome 13, CSU_Ecrag_1.0, whole genome shotgun sequence genome contains these proteins:
- the trpc6a gene encoding short transient receptor potential channel 6a isoform X1, giving the protein MNNRPPVVQHNSQPAGYTDSPRARSRDNLLMYDDLGEENCCSGRYLSSHSSSERQLMAPLGAVKRRQALRGPAYMFSAPSISPSEVEQHFLEAAEYGNIPEVRRMLLHVPDLNVNAVDYMGQNALQLAVANEHLEVTELLLGRADLARVGDALLLAISKGYVRITEALLCHPAFRDAHRLTASPAQADMLDDFYAYDEDGTRFSHDVTPVILAAHCQEYEIVHTLLSKGARIDPPHDYFCGCDSCNYQQQFDSFSHSRSRINAYRGLASPAYLSLSNEDPVLAALELSNELAMLANIEKEFKNDYCCLSSQCKNYVVGLLDLCRSTEEVDAILSGETDAEDSYDLPGRPSLTRLKLAIKYELKKFVAHPNCQQQLLSIWYENMPGLRQQTTAVKLLVVLAVAIGLPGLAVAYWIAPCSRVGKVMRSPFMKFVAHASSFTIFLGLLILNAADRFAGTILLPNMTHHNLLEGVNRNSDPLLLYRMTTTPFTWMEILIISWVIGMIWAEVKEIWSLGPGEYLLEPWNFLDFGMLAIFLASFSCRFSTLRHADFAQTYVHTHYTTLINVTLPPEIHYFTLARIYWLPSDPQLVSEGLYAVAVVLSFSRIAYILPANESFGPLQISLGRTVKDIFKFMVIFILVFLAFMIGMFNLYSYYLGAKQNDAFTTLEESFKTLFWAIFGLSEVKSVVINNGHKFIENVGYVLYGVYNVTMVIVLLNMLIAMINSSFQEIEDDADVEWKFARAKLWFSYFEEGRTLPVPFNLVPSPKSMLGLATAIKSLLLQHVAIHSEEKTETQLNQLGVGKHSGFVASISSSRYQMIMKRLIKRYIIKAQADKESDEITEGELKEIKQDISSLRYELLEEKSQNLETLDGLLRRLGEISTPSAASVALPVAPTYT; this is encoded by the exons CAGCCACAGCAGCTCTGAGAGACAGCTCATGGCTCCTCTCGGTGCTGTTAAACGACGCCAAGCTCTTCGTGGTCCAGCCTACATGTTCTCTGCTCCCTCAATCAGCCCGTCAGAGGTCGAACAGCATTTCCTGGAGGCAGCTGAATACGGCAACATACCAGAGGTGCGGCGCATGCTTCTCCATGTTCCCGACTTAAACGTCAACGCTGTGGACTACATGGGCCAGAATGCATTGCAGCTGGCTGTTGCCAACGAACATCTGGAGGTGACGGAGCTGCTGTTGGGAAGGGCAGATTTGGCCAGAGTGGGCGACGCCCTCCTGTTAGCCATCA GTAAAGGTTATGTCCGTATCACAGAGGCCCTCTTATGTCACCCGGCGTTTAGAGATGCCCATCGTCTGACAGCGAGCCCTGCTCAAGCCGACATGTTGGATGACTTCTACGCTTACGATGAGGACGGGACGAG GTTCTCTCACGATGTCACTCCCGTGATCCTTGCAGCACACTGCCAGGAGTACGAGATCGTTCACACCCTCCTGAGTAAAGGAGCTCGCATCGATCCTCCTCACGATTACTTCTGTGGCTGTGACTCCTGTAACTACCAGCAGCAGTTTGACTCCTTCAGCCACTCGCGATCAAGGATCAATGCCTACAGAGGACTCGCTAGTCCTGCTTACCTCTCCCTATCCAACGAGGACCCAGTGCTGGCTGCCCTGGAGCTCAGCAATGAGCTGGCCATGCTGGCTAATATTGAGAAGGAATTTAAG AACGACTACTGCTGTTTGTCGAGCCAGTGCAAGAACTACGTGGTGGGCCTTCTGGATCTGTGTCGCAGCACGGAGGAGGTGGATGCCATACTGAGCGGAGAAACTGACGCTGAAGACAGCTATGATCTACCAGGTCGCCCCTCGCTCACACGGCTCAAATTAGCCATCAAATACGAGCTCAAAAAG TTTGTGGCTCATCCGAACtgccagcagcagctgctgagtATCTGGTATGAGAATATGCCCGGCCTGAGACAACAAACCACTGCTGTCAAACTGCTGGTGGTGCTGGCGGTGGCTATAGGATTGCCTGGACTGGCTGTGGCCTACTGGATTGCTCCATGCAGCAGA GTGGGGAAAGTGATGCGTAGCCCCTTCATGAAGTTTGTCGCTCATGCCTCGTCCTTCACAATATTTCTGGGTCTTTTGATCCTGAATGCTGCCGACCGTTTTGCAGGCACCATCCTTTTGCCAAACATGACCCACCATAATCTCCTAGAAGGCGTCAACCGAAACTCTGACCCGCTGCTGCTCTACCGCATGACCACGACACCCTTCACATGGATGGAGATCCTCATCATTTCATGGGTCATAG GTATGATCTGGGCTGAGGTGAAGGAAATCTGGAGTCTTGGGCCTGGGGAGTACCTGTTGGAACCGTGGAACTTCCTGGACTTTGGGATGCTGGCGATCTTCCTCGCCTCCTTCAGCTGCCGCTTCTCCACTTTAAGACATGCTGACTTTGCCCAGAcctatgtacacacacactacacaacaCTGATTAATGTCACACTTCCTCCTGAGATACACTACTTCACACTGG CACGTATCTACTGGTTGCCGTCAGATCCCCAGCTGGTATCGGAGGGCCTCTACGCGGTGGCAGTTGTGCTGAGCTTCTCTCGGATCGCGTACATCCTCCCAGCCAATGAGAGCTTTGGTCCACTGCAGATCTCTCTAGGGAGGACTGTCAAGGACATCTTCAAGTTCATGGTCATCTTTATTTTGGTCTTTCTGGCGTTCATGATTGGCATGTTCAACCTGTACTCGTATTACCTGGGGGCGAAGCAGAATGACGCGTTTACCAC CCTGGAGGAGAGCTTCAAGACGTTGTTCTGGGCTATATTTGGATTGTCTGAGGTCAAGTCTGTCGTGATCAATAACGGACACAAATTCATTGAGAACGTTGGTTACGTGCTGTACGGGGTTTACAACGTTACCATGGTGATAGTGCTTCTCAACATGCTCATCGCCATGATTAATAGTTCCTTCCAGGAGATTGAG GATGATGCTGATGTTGAGTGGAAATTTGCTCGTGCAAAACTTTGGTTCTCCTACTTTGAGGAGGGAAGGACGCTCCCTGTGCCCTTTAACCTGGTCCCCAGTCCGAAATCTATGCTGGGACTGGCTACAGCCATCAAGTCCCTGCTCCTGCAGCATGTGGCAATACACAGTGAGGAGAAGACTGAGACACAGCTCAACCAG CTTGGAGTAGGCAAACATTCAGGATTTGTTGCTTCCATCAGCTCATCCAGATATCAG ATGATCATGAAGCGTCTGATAAAGCGCTACATCATCAAAGCCCAAGCAGACAAAGAGAGTGACGAGATCACTGAAG gtgAGCTTAAAGAGATAAAGCAGGACATCTCCAGTCTGCGATATGAGCTTCTGGAGGAGAAATCCCAGAACTTAGAGACACTGGACGGACTGCTGAGGCGGCTGGGAGAGATCAGCACACCTTCAGCAGCTTCAGTAGCACTGCCAGTCGCCCCGACTTACACATGA
- the trpc6a gene encoding short transient receptor potential channel 6a isoform X2, with translation MNNRPPVVQHNSQPAGYTDSPRARSRDNLLMYDDLGEENCCSGRYLSHSSSERQLMAPLGAVKRRQALRGPAYMFSAPSISPSEVEQHFLEAAEYGNIPEVRRMLLHVPDLNVNAVDYMGQNALQLAVANEHLEVTELLLGRADLARVGDALLLAISKGYVRITEALLCHPAFRDAHRLTASPAQADMLDDFYAYDEDGTRFSHDVTPVILAAHCQEYEIVHTLLSKGARIDPPHDYFCGCDSCNYQQQFDSFSHSRSRINAYRGLASPAYLSLSNEDPVLAALELSNELAMLANIEKEFKNDYCCLSSQCKNYVVGLLDLCRSTEEVDAILSGETDAEDSYDLPGRPSLTRLKLAIKYELKKFVAHPNCQQQLLSIWYENMPGLRQQTTAVKLLVVLAVAIGLPGLAVAYWIAPCSRVGKVMRSPFMKFVAHASSFTIFLGLLILNAADRFAGTILLPNMTHHNLLEGVNRNSDPLLLYRMTTTPFTWMEILIISWVIGMIWAEVKEIWSLGPGEYLLEPWNFLDFGMLAIFLASFSCRFSTLRHADFAQTYVHTHYTTLINVTLPPEIHYFTLARIYWLPSDPQLVSEGLYAVAVVLSFSRIAYILPANESFGPLQISLGRTVKDIFKFMVIFILVFLAFMIGMFNLYSYYLGAKQNDAFTTLEESFKTLFWAIFGLSEVKSVVINNGHKFIENVGYVLYGVYNVTMVIVLLNMLIAMINSSFQEIEDDADVEWKFARAKLWFSYFEEGRTLPVPFNLVPSPKSMLGLATAIKSLLLQHVAIHSEEKTETQLNQLGVGKHSGFVASISSSRYQMIMKRLIKRYIIKAQADKESDEITEGELKEIKQDISSLRYELLEEKSQNLETLDGLLRRLGEISTPSAASVALPVAPTYT, from the exons CCACAGCAGCTCTGAGAGACAGCTCATGGCTCCTCTCGGTGCTGTTAAACGACGCCAAGCTCTTCGTGGTCCAGCCTACATGTTCTCTGCTCCCTCAATCAGCCCGTCAGAGGTCGAACAGCATTTCCTGGAGGCAGCTGAATACGGCAACATACCAGAGGTGCGGCGCATGCTTCTCCATGTTCCCGACTTAAACGTCAACGCTGTGGACTACATGGGCCAGAATGCATTGCAGCTGGCTGTTGCCAACGAACATCTGGAGGTGACGGAGCTGCTGTTGGGAAGGGCAGATTTGGCCAGAGTGGGCGACGCCCTCCTGTTAGCCATCA GTAAAGGTTATGTCCGTATCACAGAGGCCCTCTTATGTCACCCGGCGTTTAGAGATGCCCATCGTCTGACAGCGAGCCCTGCTCAAGCCGACATGTTGGATGACTTCTACGCTTACGATGAGGACGGGACGAG GTTCTCTCACGATGTCACTCCCGTGATCCTTGCAGCACACTGCCAGGAGTACGAGATCGTTCACACCCTCCTGAGTAAAGGAGCTCGCATCGATCCTCCTCACGATTACTTCTGTGGCTGTGACTCCTGTAACTACCAGCAGCAGTTTGACTCCTTCAGCCACTCGCGATCAAGGATCAATGCCTACAGAGGACTCGCTAGTCCTGCTTACCTCTCCCTATCCAACGAGGACCCAGTGCTGGCTGCCCTGGAGCTCAGCAATGAGCTGGCCATGCTGGCTAATATTGAGAAGGAATTTAAG AACGACTACTGCTGTTTGTCGAGCCAGTGCAAGAACTACGTGGTGGGCCTTCTGGATCTGTGTCGCAGCACGGAGGAGGTGGATGCCATACTGAGCGGAGAAACTGACGCTGAAGACAGCTATGATCTACCAGGTCGCCCCTCGCTCACACGGCTCAAATTAGCCATCAAATACGAGCTCAAAAAG TTTGTGGCTCATCCGAACtgccagcagcagctgctgagtATCTGGTATGAGAATATGCCCGGCCTGAGACAACAAACCACTGCTGTCAAACTGCTGGTGGTGCTGGCGGTGGCTATAGGATTGCCTGGACTGGCTGTGGCCTACTGGATTGCTCCATGCAGCAGA GTGGGGAAAGTGATGCGTAGCCCCTTCATGAAGTTTGTCGCTCATGCCTCGTCCTTCACAATATTTCTGGGTCTTTTGATCCTGAATGCTGCCGACCGTTTTGCAGGCACCATCCTTTTGCCAAACATGACCCACCATAATCTCCTAGAAGGCGTCAACCGAAACTCTGACCCGCTGCTGCTCTACCGCATGACCACGACACCCTTCACATGGATGGAGATCCTCATCATTTCATGGGTCATAG GTATGATCTGGGCTGAGGTGAAGGAAATCTGGAGTCTTGGGCCTGGGGAGTACCTGTTGGAACCGTGGAACTTCCTGGACTTTGGGATGCTGGCGATCTTCCTCGCCTCCTTCAGCTGCCGCTTCTCCACTTTAAGACATGCTGACTTTGCCCAGAcctatgtacacacacactacacaacaCTGATTAATGTCACACTTCCTCCTGAGATACACTACTTCACACTGG CACGTATCTACTGGTTGCCGTCAGATCCCCAGCTGGTATCGGAGGGCCTCTACGCGGTGGCAGTTGTGCTGAGCTTCTCTCGGATCGCGTACATCCTCCCAGCCAATGAGAGCTTTGGTCCACTGCAGATCTCTCTAGGGAGGACTGTCAAGGACATCTTCAAGTTCATGGTCATCTTTATTTTGGTCTTTCTGGCGTTCATGATTGGCATGTTCAACCTGTACTCGTATTACCTGGGGGCGAAGCAGAATGACGCGTTTACCAC CCTGGAGGAGAGCTTCAAGACGTTGTTCTGGGCTATATTTGGATTGTCTGAGGTCAAGTCTGTCGTGATCAATAACGGACACAAATTCATTGAGAACGTTGGTTACGTGCTGTACGGGGTTTACAACGTTACCATGGTGATAGTGCTTCTCAACATGCTCATCGCCATGATTAATAGTTCCTTCCAGGAGATTGAG GATGATGCTGATGTTGAGTGGAAATTTGCTCGTGCAAAACTTTGGTTCTCCTACTTTGAGGAGGGAAGGACGCTCCCTGTGCCCTTTAACCTGGTCCCCAGTCCGAAATCTATGCTGGGACTGGCTACAGCCATCAAGTCCCTGCTCCTGCAGCATGTGGCAATACACAGTGAGGAGAAGACTGAGACACAGCTCAACCAG CTTGGAGTAGGCAAACATTCAGGATTTGTTGCTTCCATCAGCTCATCCAGATATCAG ATGATCATGAAGCGTCTGATAAAGCGCTACATCATCAAAGCCCAAGCAGACAAAGAGAGTGACGAGATCACTGAAG gtgAGCTTAAAGAGATAAAGCAGGACATCTCCAGTCTGCGATATGAGCTTCTGGAGGAGAAATCCCAGAACTTAGAGACACTGGACGGACTGCTGAGGCGGCTGGGAGAGATCAGCACACCTTCAGCAGCTTCAGTAGCACTGCCAGTCGCCCCGACTTACACATGA